The DNA segment TCATGATGTTCGGAAGCGAAATCCTGCAGGGGATACGGCCGCGCTCCACCCCGCAAGCGCGGCAAGCCTTCGTCACGCTCGTCACCAATGCCGACTACGCCATGGGCGCGTTGGCATTGATGCATTCGATTTCGCGCACCAGCACCAGAGCCGATATGGTGGTTCTACACACGGCAGGCGTCGACGAAAGGGATCTTGCGCCGCTGGAAGGGCTCGGCTGCCGGCTGGTGGAGGTGGAACATCTGGCGCTCTCCGACGAATTCAACGAGCGCCACGCGCGCGGCAATCTGCATGCCAACGCTCCTTTCACCAAGGGTCGTAAGCCTTCCTTCCACTCGCCGCTCGATAATTTCTGCAAGCTCAGGCTCTGGCAGCTCATCGACTATGACACCTGTGTCTTCATCGATGCGGATGCATTGGTGCTGAAGAATGTCGACAGGCTCTTCGACTATCCGGAATTTTCCGCCGCACCCAACGTGTATGAAAGCCTTGCGGACTTTCATCGAATGAATTCCGGCGTCTTCGTCGCCAAGCCGTCGCTCGCGACCTTCAAGGACATGCTGAAGCTGCTCGATCGTCCCGACGTTTTCTGGCGGCGCACCGACCAAACCTTTCTGGAGACATTCTTCCCGGATTGGCACGGCCTGCCGGTCTTCATGAATATGCTGCAATATGTATGGTTCACCATGCCCACGCTTTGGGACTGGAACAGCATTTCGATCCTGCATTACCAATATGAAAAGCCTTGGGAGAAGAACCACCCGAAGGCCGATCAACTGAAACCGCTGATCGATTTGTGGCACCATTTCCATGCCGGGCGTGACGTGCCAGACATCACCGCATTCGCCAATCCGAAAGAGGCGGCATGAAAGTTCTGGTCTCGGGCGGGACAGGTCTCGTCGGCCGCTATATCGTCGAGGAGCTGCTTGCTGCTGGATATCAGGTTGCCGTCGGCGGCCGCAACGCACCGGAATCCAGCCTCTTCTCCCAGCCCGTCACCCTCGTGCCATTTAGCCTCGACCCTTCTGAAGATCAGAGCGACGTCTTCGACGATGCCTATTTCTTCGTGCACGCGGCCTTCGCGCATGTCCCCGGCAAATATCGCGGCGGCGAAGGCGACGATCCCGAGAGCTTCCGCCGGCTCAATCGGGATGGCACGATAAAGCTATTCGAGACGGCAAAACGCGCGGGCATCCGCCGCTGCATCTTTCTCTCGTCGCGCGCCATCTATGGTGATCGGCTGGCCGGCGAGACGCTGACGGAAGACATCATCCCGACGCCGAACACGCTCTATGGCGAAGTGAAGCGCGATGCCGAACACGCCCTCTTCTCCTTGTCCGCGCCCAGCTTCCTGACGGCGAGCCTAAGAGCGACGGGCGTCTACGGCGATCTCCGCCCGAACAAATGGGATGATCTTTTCGCCGATTACCTCGCGGGAAAGCCGGTTCCGTCCCGCGCCGGAACCGAAGTCCACGGCCGTGACCTCGGCCGCGCCGTCCGCCTGCTCTTGGAAACCGAGACCAGCCGCATCAGCGGCGAGGCTTTCAACCTCTCGGATATTCTCACCGATACGCACAATATCCTTGCGCATTTGCAGCGGGCAACCGGCTGTCCGAACCCCCTGCCCGCACCCGCGCCACAGGGCGTCGTTAGCGCGATGGATACATCGAAAATCCGCGCGCTCGGCTGGCGCGCCGGTGGCGCGAGATTGCTGGAAGAGACCGTTGCCAGATTGGCGGTGCCGCTGCGCCATGCGGGTTTCAGCGCATCAACATCATCTCGTCCCAGCTAAGCGCCGCCAAGTCCTCACCCCGAAATCTCGCATCGTCGGCAACGATGAATTCATCCAGTTGCGGCGGGGCGACGCTGCTGCCGGCGAGCATGGCATGCACCTGCCCGCGATGATGGGTCTGATGCTGGAAAAGATGGCTCAGCACGTCTTCCGCTCGCTCCCTCTGGATGCGGTCGCCGCGATGCAGGTCGATCACCCGCACCAGCCCCTCGGGATTCAGATATTCACACAGAACCACGAGCCGCTGGTCGACTTTGCCTTGCTCCACCGTCAAAGCATCGAGCGTATCGAACGGCTCTTCGATGTCGAAAGCTTTAAGACCGAGCGTGCCGCCCTCCAGCGCATCGACATAAAACCAGTCGACGGTCAGGATGTGACTAAGGGTCGACTTGATCGAGGGAAAGAAACTCACCCGCCTGGCCTCGAACTCACCAGGCCGAAGCGCCGCACAGGCCCGATGCAATCGAGTATTCGCCAAGGCGTTGTTGTAAGCGAGCTTGCGGAACACGCGGATCGGATCGAAACCGGACATGCTGCACTCCCTCCTCTACGCTTTGTCGAGATCGCCGTCCCGCCAAACCAGATGGCGCGCGGTTATCGGCAGGCTTTCGATTTCGTCGGCAATGAAATAGGGCGGAATATCGAGTGCAACCAGCGCCTCGCGCGTGGCCGGCACCCATTTGAATTCGAGATGATTGTCGCCGTCTTGGATGCGATGAACGATTTCCTCGGGCCGAAACGGGAAACCCCGGGGGATATCCATCACATAGTAGAGTCCCAGCTCATGCCAATCACGGCGCTCGTAGTGAAAGAAGTTCTCCACCATCCAAAGCAGCCGGCCAACCACAACGTCGACGCCCAGCTCTTCGATCATCTCTCGCCGCAACGTCTCCTGCGACGTCTCGCCGATTTCCGCCCGGCCGCCCGGAAAGGTCCAGAACGGCTCATGCACAGCGCGGTGGACGAGCACATGCCCCTCGCGAAAACCAAGGCCCGCTACGCGCATCTGGTATCGCGCATAACCGGCGTTCACCCTGATGACCCTGCGTTTCGACATCGCCCTATCCCAGATCGATCACAACGATTTCCGGCGGGACGCCGACGCGAACCGGCGCCACCGAACAGCCCAGGCCGCCGGAGACGATGATATGCCGATCCTCTTCGACAATATGGCCATAGACATACCGGTCGCCATAGCGCGACGGCAGATAGGGCGACCAGCCGAAAACCCTGACCTGCCCGCCATGCGTATGACCGGACAAGGTCAGCGACACGCGCGACGGCACGGTCGGAAAGATATCGGGCTCATGGGCGAGCAGGATAACCGGCGCCGAGTCATTCACCTGCGCCAGCGTGCCGTCGAGATCATCGAGTCCCGTCGTGAACTGGCGCTTCCAGCGGACGCTCCGGCGCAAAGCAAGCTGATCCTCGACGCCTGCCAGCCAAAAGCCGTGTCCATCCTTTTCGAGACGAGCCGAACGATTGGAATAGACCGGAATTCCGACATCCGCCAATGCCTTATGACTGAAGGTCGGGCCTGAGCCGCGCTTCTGCGCCGCCGCATCGTGCCACCAATCATGATTGCCGACGATCGCGTGAACGCCGAGCGGCGCCTTCAGGGCCGCGAGCTCCGCCGCCCACACCCGATGATCGACGCGTCCAGTTACGAAATCCGTCCCCGACGTGTAATCGCCGAGCAGAACGATGATATCGCCACCGAGATCGTTGGCACGGGTGCAAATGGAGGCGATGCGATCGGCCGTCATCCACGGTCTGCACGCATGAAAATCGGCCAGTGCCACGACCCTCAGTTTCAGCCCCGGCGTCCAACCAGGCGGCGTCAACTGGTAGCGGGCCACGTTGAGGCGCAAGACGGGCTCGTATCCAAAGGCATAGCCACCGAGCGCCATCAATCCGACGATACTGCTGCCGAAGAGCTTCAGGAAACCGCGACGGCCGATCACTCGCCTTCCTCCTGGAACAGCCTGAACTGTGCTGCCTCCAGGTCCTTTGGCGGCTGCATCCCGAGATGCCTCCAGGCGATCGCCGTCAGCACGCGGCCTCGCGGCGTGCGCTGAATGAAACCCTGCTGGATCATATAGGGCTCGATGATATCCTCGATCGCGTCGCGCGGTTCGGAGAGGCCCGCGGCGATGGTTTCGATGCCGACCGGGCCGCCGCCGAAATTGACGGCGATCATGTTGAGATAGCGCTTGTCGAGCTGATCGAAACCGACATTGTCGACCAGCAGCCGCGTCAATGCCTCATCGGCGATCTCGCGGGTTACCGCCTCCGCCTTTGCCACTTCGGCGAAATCACGCACCCTGCGCAGCAGGCGGCCGGCGATGCGTGGCGTGCCGCGGGCGCGCCTGGCAATCTCGCGCGCGCCCTCTTCGGTTATCCCGAGCCCCATCAGCCGCGCTCCTCGGCGGACGATCAGCTCCAGTTCCTCGACCGTATAGAAGCTTAGGCGAACAGGAATGCCGAAACGGTCACGCAGCGGCGTCGTCAGCAGGCCGAGACGCGTGGTGGCGGCGACCAGCGTGAACTTTGCGAGATCGATCTTCACCGAACGCGCGGCCGGGCCTTCGCCGATAATCAGGTCAAGCTGAAAATCCTCCATGGCCGGATAGAGAATTTCTTCGACGGCCGGATTGAGGCGATGGATTTCGTCGATGAAGAGCACGTCCCGCTCTTCGAGATTGGTCAGAAGCGCGGCAAGATCGCCGGCCTTGGCGATGACAGGGCCGGACGTCGAGCGGAAATTGACGCCGAGTTCCTTCGCCATGATCTGCGCCAGCGTCGTCTTGCCGAGACCCGGGGGGCCGACGAACAGCACATGGTCCAGCGCCTCGCCGCGTCCTTTCGCGGCCTCGATGAACACCTTGAGATTGGCGCGAGCCTCCGCCTGGCCGGTGAACTCGTCCAGCGACTGCGGCCTAAGCGTCACATCCAGGTCTTCGCCCCGCTTTTCCGGCGATATCAAGCGTGCGGCTTCGCTCATGTCAGACGTTCCATTCCCGGTATGCGTTTTGCGGCTTCGATGCTGAAGACCATGGCGGTCACCATGGCTCCCTCCCTTAGATCACCATTTCGTGGAGGAGCGCCATGAGTCGATCTCCTTACCTTGAGACAATAGTAAGGAATAGAAAAAGGTGCAAAGGATCACCGTGCGAGCTCCTTCAAGCCCAGCCGGATCAGCTTGGCGCTGTCTGCTTCCTCACCCGCCGATTTCATCGCAGCCGCAACCGCATTTGCGGCCTGGTCGCGGGAATAGCCGAGATTGGTGAGCGCAGAAACGGCATCCGCGACCGGGGCGGAAGCGACGCCATCGCCCAATTCCTGCTTTAGGCCGATATTGATCGCCTCGCCCGCAAACGCCGGCGCCTTGTTCTTCAGCTCGGTGACGATGCGCATCGCCACTTTCGGCCCGACACCCGGCGCCCGGGATACGGCGCCGCGGTCCTGCAGCGCGATCGCATTGGCGAGCTCCGACGGCGTCAGCGTCGACAACAGTGCCAGCGCCACCTTCGCGCCGATACCCTGCACCGTCTGCAGAAGATTGAACCACTCCCGTTCAAGCACCGTCGTGAACCCGAAAAGACGGATCTGGTCCTCGCGGACATATGTCTCGATGAAGAGAACACAGGCTTCGCCGACCGAGCCGAGTTTCGACAGCGTACGCGCCGAACAATAGGCGACGTAGCAGACGCCGTGCACATCCACGAGCGCATAGTCCTCGCCGATCTCTTCGATTGTGCCTTTCAACTTGCCGATCATGAATGATGTCCGTCAGGGATGGGTTTCGGGAGAGATAAGGTCAAGTGAAGGAAAGTAAGAGCGATAACGAAAACAAACTACCCCGCCAGCGCCGCCTGGCGCATCCGGCTGGCGCCGCGATTATGGGCATGGCAGATGGCGATGGCGAGTGCATCGGCGGCGTCGTTGCCTTTGAACTCCACCTTCGGCATCAGGATCTTCAGCATCATGTGGATCTGCTGCTTCTCGCCATGACCCACACCGATCACTGCCTTCTTGACGGCATTCGGCGCATATTCGGCAACCTGCAGCCCGGCGCGCGCCGGCACGAGCATGGCGATACCGCGCGCCTGGCCGAGCTTCAGCGTCGCCACCGCATCCTTATTGACGAAGGTCTGTTCGACAGCGGCTTCATCCGGCTTGTAGCTGTGGACGATATCGGCAAGCCCATCGTGAAGCTGGCAGAGGCGCGACGCGAGATCCATCTCGCCGTCCGACGTCACCGTCCCCGAGGCCACGAAACGCAGGGAATTGCCCAATGTGTCGATAATGCCCCAGCCGGTGCGGCGCAGGCCGGGATCGATGCCGATGATTCGAATCGTATTCTGCATGCGTCAACCTATCTTTGGAGCTGCAGATGTGCCAGCAAAATGTGAACAAAACAAAAACAAACTCCCAAACCCAGCCTCTTTCTGCAGCTTTGAAATTAGGGTGACGAAATTGCCGGGCAGGGTTTGGAATGGAGTGTCGGCGCTCCTACATGGAGACAATTGCTCCTCCCCTTTCACCACGCAGGTCTCTTGCCATGGTCCCCTTTTCCATCCTCGATCTTTCGCCCGTTGCCGAGGGCAGCACAGTCAGCCAATCCTTCGAAGGCTCGAAGCGCATGGCGCAGAAGGCGGAAGCGCTTGGCTACACCAGGTTCTGGCTGGCGGAGCATCATGGCATGCCAGGCGTCGCCAGCGCCGCGACCGCGGTTGTTATCGGCCATGTCGGAGCAGCCACTTCGCGCATCCGCATCGGCTCGGGCGGCGTCATGCTGCCGAACCATTCGCCGCTGGTGATAGCGGAGCAATTCGGCACGCTCGAAGCCCTGTTTCCCGGCCGCGTCGATCTCGGTCTCGGTCGTGCGCCGGGCACGGATATGCGCACGGCGCAGGCCCTGCGTCGCAACCTCGATGCCGGCGCCCAGAGCTTCCCCAATGATATTGTCGAGCTGCAGCATCTGTTCAGCCCGGCCGACGAGAACCAATCGATCCTTGCCGTACCCGGCAACGGCGCCAAAGTGCCGATCTGGCTGCTCGGATCGAGCCTCTACAGCGCCCATCTCGCCGCCATGCTCGGCCTGCCCTATGCTTTCGCCTCGCATTTTGCGCCGGAAGCTTTGCTCGATGCCGTCGCCATCTATCGCGACCGCTTCACGCCGTCGGCAACACTCGACAAACCCTA comes from the Rhizobium sp. NXC24 genome and includes:
- a CDS encoding NAD(P)-dependent oxidoreductase, which produces MKVLVSGGTGLVGRYIVEELLAAGYQVAVGGRNAPESSLFSQPVTLVPFSLDPSEDQSDVFDDAYFFVHAAFAHVPGKYRGGEGDDPESFRRLNRDGTIKLFETAKRAGIRRCIFLSSRAIYGDRLAGETLTEDIIPTPNTLYGEVKRDAEHALFSLSAPSFLTASLRATGVYGDLRPNKWDDLFADYLAGKPVPSRAGTEVHGRDLGRAVRLLLETETSRISGEAFNLSDILTDTHNILAHLQRATGCPNPLPAPAPQGVVSAMDTSKIRALGWRAGGARLLEETVARLAVPLRHAGFSASTSSRPS
- a CDS encoding glycosyltransferase encodes the protein MFGSEILQGIRPRSTPQARQAFVTLVTNADYAMGALALMHSISRTSTRADMVVLHTAGVDERDLAPLEGLGCRLVEVEHLALSDEFNERHARGNLHANAPFTKGRKPSFHSPLDNFCKLRLWQLIDYDTCVFIDADALVLKNVDRLFDYPEFSAAPNVYESLADFHRMNSGVFVAKPSLATFKDMLKLLDRPDVFWRRTDQTFLETFFPDWHGLPVFMNMLQYVWFTMPTLWDWNSISILHYQYEKPWEKNHPKADQLKPLIDLWHHFHAGRDVPDITAFANPKEAA
- the ruvB gene encoding Holliday junction branch migration DNA helicase RuvB; the protein is MSEAARLISPEKRGEDLDVTLRPQSLDEFTGQAEARANLKVFIEAAKGRGEALDHVLFVGPPGLGKTTLAQIMAKELGVNFRSTSGPVIAKAGDLAALLTNLEERDVLFIDEIHRLNPAVEEILYPAMEDFQLDLIIGEGPAARSVKIDLAKFTLVAATTRLGLLTTPLRDRFGIPVRLSFYTVEELELIVRRGARLMGLGITEEGAREIARRARGTPRIAGRLLRRVRDFAEVAKAEAVTREIADEALTRLLVDNVGFDQLDKRYLNMIAVNFGGGPVGIETIAAGLSEPRDAIEDIIEPYMIQQGFIQRTPRGRVLTAIAWRHLGMQPPKDLEAAQFRLFQEEGE
- a CDS encoding NUDIX hydrolase, whose protein sequence is MSKRRVIRVNAGYARYQMRVAGLGFREGHVLVHRAVHEPFWTFPGGRAEIGETSQETLRREMIEELGVDVVVGRLLWMVENFFHYERRDWHELGLYYVMDIPRGFPFRPEEIVHRIQDGDNHLEFKWVPATREALVALDIPPYFIADEIESLPITARHLVWRDGDLDKA
- the ruvC gene encoding crossover junction endodeoxyribonuclease RuvC, with the protein product MQNTIRIIGIDPGLRRTGWGIIDTLGNSLRFVASGTVTSDGEMDLASRLCQLHDGLADIVHSYKPDEAAVEQTFVNKDAVATLKLGQARGIAMLVPARAGLQVAEYAPNAVKKAVIGVGHGEKQQIHMMLKILMPKVEFKGNDAADALAIAICHAHNRGASRMRQAALAG
- a CDS encoding DinB family protein — its product is MSGFDPIRVFRKLAYNNALANTRLHRACAALRPGEFEARRVSFFPSIKSTLSHILTVDWFYVDALEGGTLGLKAFDIEEPFDTLDALTVEQGKVDQRLVVLCEYLNPEGLVRVIDLHRGDRIQRERAEDVLSHLFQHQTHHRGQVHAMLAGSSVAPPQLDEFIVADDARFRGEDLAALSWDEMMLMR
- a CDS encoding metallophosphoesterase, which gives rise to MIGRRGFLKLFGSSIVGLMALGGYAFGYEPVLRLNVARYQLTPPGWTPGLKLRVVALADFHACRPWMTADRIASICTRANDLGGDIIVLLGDYTSGTDFVTGRVDHRVWAAELAALKAPLGVHAIVGNHDWWHDAAAQKRGSGPTFSHKALADVGIPVYSNRSARLEKDGHGFWLAGVEDQLALRRSVRWKRQFTTGLDDLDGTLAQVNDSAPVILLAHEPDIFPTVPSRVSLTLSGHTHGGQVRVFGWSPYLPSRYGDRYVYGHIVEEDRHIIVSGGLGCSVAPVRVGVPPEIVVIDLG
- the ruvA gene encoding Holliday junction branch migration protein RuvA gives rise to the protein MIGKLKGTIEEIGEDYALVDVHGVCYVAYCSARTLSKLGSVGEACVLFIETYVREDQIRLFGFTTVLEREWFNLLQTVQGIGAKVALALLSTLTPSELANAIALQDRGAVSRAPGVGPKVAMRIVTELKNKAPAFAGEAINIGLKQELGDGVASAPVADAVSALTNLGYSRDQAANAVAAAMKSAGEEADSAKLIRLGLKELAR
- a CDS encoding LLM class flavin-dependent oxidoreductase, which translates into the protein MVPFSILDLSPVAEGSTVSQSFEGSKRMAQKAEALGYTRFWLAEHHGMPGVASAATAVVIGHVGAATSRIRIGSGGVMLPNHSPLVIAEQFGTLEALFPGRVDLGLGRAPGTDMRTAQALRRNLDAGAQSFPNDIVELQHLFSPADENQSILAVPGNGAKVPIWLLGSSLYSAHLAAMLGLPYAFASHFAPEALLDAVAIYRDRFTPSATLDKPYVMVGVMGSAAETDEEADYHFTSAQQQFVNLRRNVRGPFPRPRRDMDDFWTPMEKLNVEHTLRYAIVGSPATAEAKLSQFIKDTEADEVIISMPIHDIEARLRSVELFAQLPSFKKAA